In Silene latifolia isolate original U9 population chromosome X, ASM4854445v1, whole genome shotgun sequence, the following proteins share a genomic window:
- the LOC141622501 gene encoding notchless protein homolog, with amino-acid sequence MEIVESEMMENNSVMCQLSDPEANSLGAPMYLPLNAGPKELVQIVNKLLDNDEKLPYAFYISDHELVVGLGDYLQKNKVSVEKVVQIVYQPQAIFRIRPVNRCSATIAGHTEAVLSVAFSPDGKMLASGSGDTTVRLWDISTQTPLHTCTGHRNWVLCIAWSPDAKYLVSGSKGGDLQCWDPQTGKPSGNQLLGHKKWITGISWEPLHLQAPSRRFVSASKDGDARIWDVTLKKCVMCLSSHTLAVTCVKWGGDGVIYTGSQDCTIKVWETKEGKLIRELKGHGHWVNSLALSTEYVLRTGAFDHTGKHYSSPEEMKEVALARYNKMRGNAPERLVSGSDDFTMFLWEPDVSKHPKTRMTGHQQLVNHVYFSPDGQWVASASFDKSVKLWNGVTGKFVTVFRGHVGPVYQISWSADSRLLLSGSKDSTLKIWDIRTGKLKQDLPGHADEVYAVDWSPDGDKVASGGKDRVLKFWMG; translated from the exons ATGGAAATTGTTGAATCAGAAATGATGGAAAATAACAGTGTGATGTGCCAATTGAGTGATCCTGAAGCCAATTCTCTTGGAGCTCCTATGTATCTTCCCCTAAATGCTGGTCCTAAAGAACTTGTTCAAATTGTTAATAAACTCCTTGATAAT GACGAGAAGCTACCTTATGCATTTTACATATCCGATCATGAACTTGTCGTTGGACTTGGAGATTATCTTCAGAAAAATAAAG TTTCTGTGGAGAAGGTAGTACAGATTGTTTATCAACCTCAAGCAATCTTCCGCATCCGTCCTGTTAATCGCTGTTCTGCCACAATAGCTG GTCACACAGAAGCCGTGCTTTCAGTTGCATTTAGTCCGGATGGCAAAATGTTAGCCAGTGGTTCAGGCGACACTACTGTCAGGCTGTGGGACATAAGTACCCAAACACCATTGCACACATGCACAG GACATAGGAATTGGGTTCTTTGCATAGCATGGTCTCCTGATGCGAAGTATCTAGTCAGTGGAAGCAAGGGAGGAGATCTTCAGTGCTGGGATCCTCAAACTGGAAAGCCCTCAGGCAACCAGCTTCTG GGGCATAAAAAATGGATTACTGGCATATCTTGGGAACCACTCCACCTTCAAGCACCAAGTCGGCGATTTGTAAGTGCAAGCAAAGATGGTGATGCTCGAATATGGGATGTAACACTCAAGAAATGTGTGATGTGCCTGAGCAGTCATACACTAGCTGTAACATGTGTAAAATGGGGTGGCGATGGGGTGATATACACAGG CTCCCAGGATTGTACTATAAAAGTTTGGGAAACGAAGGAAGGGAAGCTAATCCGTGAGTTGAAG GGTCATGGGCATTGGGTCAATTCTTTGGCACTCAGTACTGAGTATGTCCTTCGTACAGGAGCGTTTGATCACACGGGCAAACATTATAGTTCTCCTGAGGAAATGAAAGAG GTTGCTCTAGCTAGATATAACAAAATGAGGGGAAATGCTCCGGAGCGACTGGTTTCTGGTTCTGATGATTTCACCATGTTTCTGTGGGAACCTGACGTAAGCAAGCACCCTAAAACACGAATGACAGGCCATCAGCAG CTTGTGAACCATGTTTACTTTTCTCCCGATGGCCAATGGGTGGCTAGTGCTTCATTCGATAAGTCGGTCAAGTTATGGAATGGAGTCACGGGAAAATTTGTTACTGTCTTTCGAGGTCATGTTGGGCCAGTTTATCAGATAAG CTGGTCAGCAGATAGTCGGCTTCTACTGAGTGGAAGCAAGGACTCGACATTAAAG ATATGGGATATCAGGACCGGAAAACTGAAACAAGATCTTCCAGGGCATGCAGATGAAGTGTATGCAGTGGACTGGAGTCCAGACGGAGACAAGGTGGCGTCTGGTGGCAAAGATCGAGTACTCAAATTTTGGATGGGATGA
- the LOC141622496 gene encoding polyamine oxidase 1 — MDSSKRSSVIIVGAGVSGISAAKHLADNGIEDIVILEASDRIGGRIRKECFGSVSVELGAGWIAGVGGDLPNPVWELANQTGLRTCFSDYSNARFNIYDRGGKIYPSGIASDSYKKAVDSAIQRLNSDADNIAELPELPKTPIELAIDFILHDFEMAEVEPISTYVDFGEREFLVADERGYEYLLHKMAETFLLTCDGEILDNRLKLNTVVREIQHSRNGVTVKTEDGSTYNANHLILSVSIGVLQSRLISFHPPLPRWKKEAIDKCDVMVYTKIFLKFPYKFWPSGEEKEFFIYAHERRGYYTFWQHMENAYPGSNILVVTLTNEESKRVEAQSDQETLREAMEVLRDMFGGNIPNATDILVPRWWNNRFQRGSYSNYPIISNNLLVRDIKAPIGNIFFTGEHTSERFSGYVHGGYLAGIDTSKSLLEEMKSDNQNEQQPFVLELRGSPNDLHRYDLARQMFMGSNVGMPEAIL; from the exons ATGGATTCCTCAAAACGCAGTTCCGTCATCATCGTCGGCGCCGGCGTCTCCG GAATATCGGCGGCGAAACATTTGGCGGATAATGGTATTGAGGATATCGTTATTTTAGAAGCGTCAGACCGGATTGGCGGTCGAATACGTAAGGAATGTTTTGGTAGCGTATCGGTCGAGCTTGGTGCCGGTTGGATTGCTGGTGTTGGCGGTGATTTACCGAACCCGGTCTGGGAATTGGCTAATCAGACCGGTTTACGTACTTGTTTCTCTGATTATAGCAATGCGCGCTTTAATATCTATGACCGAGG AGGTAAAATATATCCAAGTGGAATAGCGTCCGATTCGTACAAGAAAGCCGTTGACTCTGCCATTCAGAGGCTCAACAGTGATGCTGATAATATTGCTGAACTTCCAGA ATTGCCGAAAACACCAATTGAGTTGGCAATTGATTTCATcctccatgattttgaaatggcAG AGGTGGAACCAATTTCAACTTATGTTGATTTTGGAGAAAGGGAATTTCTGGTGGCTGATGAAAGGGGGTACGAATATTTGCTTCACAAGATGGCTGAAACGTTTCTTTTGACTTGTGATGGCGAAATTTTGGACAACCGTCTCAAACTCAACACG GTTGTTCGGGAAATACAGCACTCGAGGAACGGCGTTACCGTAAAAACCGAAGATGGTTCCACCTACAATGCTAATCACTTGATTTTGTCTGTTAGTATTGGTGTTCTCCAAAGCAGACTGATTTCCTTCCACCCCCCTTTGCCG AGGTGGAAAAAAGAAGCCATTGATAAATGTGATGTGATGGTATACACTAAAATCTTCCTTAAGTTTCCATACAAGTTTTGGCCATCAGGAGAGGAGAAAGAGTTCTTCATATACGCGCATGAGCGGAGAGGCTACTATACATTCTGGCAG CATATGGAGAATGCGTATCCAGGTTCAAACATTCTTGTGGTAACGTTGACAAATGAAGAGTCTAAACGTGTTGAAGCGCAATCTGACCAAGAGACTCTGAGAGAAGCTATGGAAGTACTGAGGGACATGTTTGGTGGCAACATACCTAATGCAACTGATATACTTGTGCCGCGCTGGTGGAATAATCGGTTTCAAAGGGGGAGCTACAGCAATTACCCTATTATTTCCAACAATCTATTAGTTCGTGACATCAAG GCGCCGATAGGAAACATCTTCTTTACAGGAGAGCATACAAGTGAGAGGTTCAGTGGGTATGTCCACGGGGGATATCTCGCGGGTATCGACACCAGTAAGTCATTGTTAGAAGAAATGAAGTCAGATAATCAAAATGAGCAGCAACCGTTCGTGCTGGAACTGAGAGGTTCTCCAAATGATCTTCATAGATACGATTTAGCTAGACAGATGTTTATGGGTAGCAATGTAGGAATGCCAGAAGCCATCTTATGA